The sequence below is a genomic window from Nicotiana tomentosiformis chromosome 6, ASM39032v3, whole genome shotgun sequence.
GAACTGACTATGGAACAAACAAGCTCAGTTGCGCAACAATTACTAGTTGACTTTGTCCAAACAAAATCATGACTTATACTAAGAATAGTTTAACattacaaaatatatatgcaACTAAGATTCATGAAAAGAAAACAGCTTGGTGCAAATAAGATAGTTTCCTATGCATACAACATTTGAGCTTGGTCATGAGAAAAGTTATAGTGATAACTTAGATATCACTCTCAGAGTTAACAGGTACAGATACAGAGAAGAAAACATCTGAACACTCAGATTCCTTTCAACTTAGTTAAGTGACATGGACATATAGTATATGAGTTAAGATTACCAAATAATGAACCTGATCATGAACAAATAGAATGTAGGGAAATAATATGGAAAGGTGGAGATTATAACAGTATCACTGGAGAAAGAGAAACATGAACATGATTGGTTTATCAATGATAGTAATCAAACTGAGTAAAGACCATAATTGTAACTCAGAGGCAGTTTAACAAACACAGGAAGACAAGTAAGTATTTAGACATTGTAAGTTCAAACTTAAGGTTAAGGAACAAAGATACAAGTCTTGAACAAGTTCAGGTTTCAATTTTAGTAATAACTATCAAGCAACAAACTTAGCTTCTAAAACTCACAGAATTACAGAAGTGCAATAAAGCAGGAATGAGTTCATTGTAAGTCACTGAGAGCTATGAAGTTTACATTGAACATAAACATATAAGAAATTAGGCAAGGATACTGTAAGAAAACTCAGAACAAAGATCAATAATTATCATTTACCTAATCGATTATTATTCTAGAGAATCATAATAGAACAAGTTGATCATAAAATGTTGTCAAACTAACAAAAGATAAATCTCAAATGTCAAACACATTCAACATAATATTAATCTATAGAACATAACATCGACATATCTAGATCATTCAGAGAAatgaatgaaagaaagaaggagaGAAAGATGCTGACCTTCTTAAGGGCAGCAGACCAAATGAATTCCTTTGTTGCTCAAAGATCCCAGAGCTTTCAAACTCGAACCAGCAAAAGAAGCTCggcaaaagagagaaaaatagtAAAAGACCTAATATCAGAAACCCTAATTTTCTTAGTGTTGGGGACTGTATGCATTCAGTGTTATGTTGTTCTGGTGTGTTGGTGTTAGATTGTGTGTTGGTGAGAACATTAAAGATCCtttttatagtggcattcaatgcTCTAGGGCTTCACAAATTCAAAACCAGTAGTGGAGAGTGACGCATGGTAGATGATGATAGCTAATCGAGTGAAAATCAGAAGACAGAGGGGGAAATATAGTAATGATTGTACTTGAGTACTGGAGTGAAGTGAGTCGTTGAACCTTGAAGTACAATAAATCATCGGTCAGAACCCTAATATCCataggtcattgcatttgacctctgggtgtcGAATATTGATGATGAAGCCAGCTAACACCTCTTGCTCGCTTTAATTTGAAAGAACGAAAGAAGAAATCAGGCGAGTTTGAAATTTCACCCTTTTGGTCTAATTTCTTTGACTAGGGTTTTGGAATCGAAAGGAAAAAATGGAAAGCATGACGGGACTAAGAGTGCAGGAACAAAAGGAACAActatgcatgccatggatttgaaatATCAATAGCGATTTGAAGTTTCATCTCTGAGATTAGGGTCCAGATTTTGGGAGATTTGATTTTTGGTGATAAAATAGGCAATGGTTCAGCGGGAATCCTGGATATGGGAGACAAATAAGATGATTTGAGGTTGATTTCACGACCTTGcactaatttgtgcaaggtctgttGATTGATGGCATAAGGGCAGATgagagaaaaaagagaagaagggGATAGAAGGGCGGCTGGGCGGGTatgaaatgatttagggttttgGGGGTGAGACCATATGGTCTCTGAGTTTAAACAAGGGGAAGAGATCTGGTCTGTTGGATGATTTGATCAATGGCCCTGATAAATCGGGGCgttacatattttaaaaaatcaaTTTTGGGAAATTTCGGGGATCGTTGGATCTGTATGATGCAACGGCCGAGATAATTTCTCATAGTGAGTCGAAATTTAAATGGAAAATAGGGATAATTTGTGACCGTTGATGATTTGAATCAACAGCCAAGAttgtttgtgtttgttttgtgagtgtgaTTAGAGAGTGATGTGTCAGGTCATGATTGGTTGAGAGGTAATGGCAAGGATTGCCAAGTTGGAAAGGGATGGGGTGTTTGGACTGGGTTGTTTTCCGTTTGGGCTTGCACATTTTAGCCGAAAATGATTTAACTAATAGCCAATTTCTGTTTAGTGAAGGAATTtcaattgtagccttttagtttttaaccccttttaaaatcaatttaaataaacttaacaattACAAAAAtgtggtaaaattataattactatacGTTGAGTattaattatctataaatgacacatattttgaattataacaataatttcaaaaatattaatatAGTAACCTAATTCATTggaaattaaggagtaattttGTCAAAATTGGCCGataacaactgcccctctttgaccagagacgatgaaagagttttcgggcaaagaaattgaaccaaatccaattttgtcccgacttttAGGCAGGTATTGCAATAAATGAGGATGGTGAATTGCAGGACGGAGTAGAGGAAAAATCTGAAAGATTTAGGAATATTGGGCCGaaggctttgaattgcttacataccttgGTCTTAAtgaggatcaggcctcatgtagttctaGAGTAGGGACTTTGGGAAAGCGGCACTCGTAGAAATTGCCCCAGTATCGTATTGTGATGATACGGCGAGACGGAAGATTGGTCACTCATGATGGCTTGAATTTTGCGGCCATGGCGTTGTAGTTCGGTCTGCTGCTAAGAAGTAGTTCCACACTACAGTGTTTGTTCCTACAAAACAAAAGGAAATACATGCATACCAATATATTGTAATGCATAATATATTAAGATGcgatgtaaatgatgcaggaatgatgatgcctGGCTGCCGACGAGCCATTATTTTTGGATTGGGATGATAGGATACTTGATCCTGACTCAATTTGTTAGCCAGGCTGAGTACCGTTTCACATCTATCAGAGCATTTTGAAaattgtctccgcttgttgggagagcttgattggtAAAGTGTGGCcctgcttgttgggagagctttgtaCTGAGAAATGTctctgcttgttgggagagcttgatttacagagtgcgtctccgcttgttggaAGAGCTTTGCACTAAAAATTATAAAGTAATCTCCTCTCGGGAGCGATCGTAATCATGCCTAAAGTTGCACGGACAAAACATTAAAACATTCCAGGTGACAGCAAAATGAAATataagcatgcccaagagatactcttgactgcaaaGCTAAGTTGCAGCCATCGATTAGCGAAACATTAGTGACGAGGTTCACTATTGTCTATTCCGGCATTCATGATTGACGGAGCGGTGCTAAGGATTGCTTTTTGTTGGCAAAGTTTgaagtttgctatatacaaggctccaGTTGGAGAAGCCGACGTTTGATTTATACGCGTTCCGATTGATTGAGATGATGGTTTGATATATATAGGGCTTCGATTGGTGAAGCTGAAGTGCGATTTGTATAGGGTGCCCCGATTGATTGAGCAGACGTTTCATTATTTACAGGACTTCGATGAACGAAGCCATCGTGCAATTTGTATAGGGTGCTCTGATTGATTGAGCAGACGGTCTGCTATTTACAAATTTCTGCATCAGCTATCTGATTCCGAAGCACCTACAAAGGATTCAAGAGTTAGCCTCAACTTTAAAGTAAAAGGAGGCGAGATATTCTTAGGCAAGTGGCAGGTCCGTCATTTGACCTAGCGTGGTCCCAGCAGTTCTTTACTCCCCGTTGAAAAGTTGGTTTGCGTCGACCATGGTATTGATTTGCCCCAGCCTTTGACATGATTGCTCCATAGAGTTTGGTAGATGGAACAGATTACTTTATATATAtcttttagaaaatattttcaaaatacttATTTCTTTTAAGGCAAATGTTGCCGTTCGggattatgacatgttacgaAGGGTTCTCCATACGCGAACGCATTTCCCTGAGAACTTCATCCCGTTGATTTCAATCTTCCATGGTGTCTCTGAAAACGCAGCTACTAGCCATCGCGACTACGTCCTAATCATTACAGAGGTTTCCTACGTATCCAAAATAAAATTAGGTTTGTACGTAGTTCGATTACAACATATGaaaaatgatgagattaagaaaTGAAAATGGATGAGTCTGACTCAGACAACCTACGTATCCAAGTGGAATCAGGCCAGAACATAGTTtaattacaaaagatgactgaatccgatgaggattgcctacgtattcctttctAAGGAAATCAAGTCGGCATAGTTCCTGAACAACATACAAAAATGACATTTGttttttctattacaagagaTAGGGAGAGAAACTAAACTGTAcatggattgcctacgtatccctccgtgggaagtcgggttgaacgtagttctgttacatCAAAATCCTAACTCTCTTTGTCTTCAGGCGTAATATCTCTTGATTGTATTCGAGTTGATTGGGTTCGTGCTgactcttccatccatttctgccaagattagagctccaccaGACAGTGCTCTGTggaccacgtaaggaccttgccagttcGGTGTGAACCTCCCTTTAACTTCTTCTTTatggggaaagattttcttcagaACCAACCGCCCTGGCGTGAATTGGCGAGGCTTCACTCTTTTGTTAAATACACTAGACATCCTGTTCTGGTATAGCTATCCATGACATACTACATCCATTCTTTTCTCATCAATGAGAATGAGATATTCTTGCCTGACGTGTATCCATTCTGCATCGTCCAAATTTGCTTCTTGAATGACTCTTAAAGACGGTATTTTGACTTCTGCGGGTATCACCGCTTCAGTGtcatataccaacatgtatggcaTTGCCCCAATAGATGTTCTCATGGTAGTCCGGTAACCCAATAAAGCGAAAGccaacttctcgtgccattgtctgtaattgtccactatctttcgcaGAATCCTCTTGATATTCCTGTTAGCTACCTCAACTTCCCTATTCATTTGTGGTATGTAAGCTTTGAAATTGCAGTGAACTATTCTGATCTTCTCTAAGATTCCCTCATGAGGTCGCCATTGAGGTTTATgtcattgtcagtgatgatagactccggtatcccaaatctgcaaacGATGTTGTTCCGGACAAAATCTGCCACTACCTTCTTCGTGATGACTTTGTAAGTAGATGTCTCGACCCATTTAGTGAAATAGTCGATGGCTACCAAAATGAAATGATGTCCGTTAGATGTTGCATGGTCTATGGGTCCTATCATGTCAATTCCCTAGGCGGTGATAGGCCAGGGCGAACCCATTACATTTAACTCATTTGGTGGAACCCTAATGAAATCTCCGtgaatctggcactggtgacacttttACACATAGCGGATGTTGTctctttccatagtcatccaaaagtaccTAGCTCTCAAAATCTCCTTGGCTAACGTGAATCCATTTATGTGGGGTCCGCATGTCCTTGCATGTATTTCTTCCAACAATCTGGTTGCTTCAACGACGTCTACACCTCTCAGCAAGCCTAAATCTGGGGTCCTCCTATACAAGACTTCCCTGTTGAGGAAAATGTGGTTTGCCAACCTCCTGCGGGCTCGCTttttgaccattagtagcattTTTTGAGTATTCCTGGGTTGCGAGGAACTTCTTGATGTCGTGATACCAAGGTTTACCATCTGGTTCTTCATCCACATGGAAGTAATAGGCATGTTGATCCTTGATTTCTACCTCGATAGGATCGATATAGTTCTTGTCTGGATGATGAATCATGGACGATAAAGTTATAAAGGCATCTGCGAACTCGTTCTGAATTCTAGGGACATGCCtgaactctatcttcgtgaacttCTTGCACAGCTCCTTCATGCAGTGGAGATACGGTAGTATCTTGACATTATTGGATGACCATTCTCCTTGTACTTGGTGGATCAATAGATcagaatctcctatgaccaaaagttctttgatgttcatgtcgaTTGCCATTCTGATTCCAAGGATGCATGCCCCGTATTcaaccatattattggtacacgggaatcttatctttgccaATGCTGGATAGTGTTGTCCAGATTTCGAAGTCAGGACTTCCCCAATCctgactcctttgaagtttgctgctccatgGAAAAACATCCTCCATCCAGGGTATGATTCTGCAATATCATCCCTAACAAATAGTACTTTTTCATTGGGGAAATACGTGGTAAGTGGTTTGTAATCCCCATCCACTGGATTCTCGGCGAGGTGGTAAGCTAAAGCTTGTCCTTTGATAGACTTCtaagttatgtacacaatgtcaaattcgttGAGGAGAATTTTCCATTTAGCTAGATTTCCGTTAGGCATTGGCTTTTGAAAAATGTACTTGAGCGGATCGAGCCGAGATATTGGATGTGTGGTGTATGCCGATATGTAATGCCTTAGCTTCTGAGCAATCCAGGTCAGAGCACAACAAGTGCATTCTATCAAAGTATACTTGGCCTCGCATGGTGTGAGCTTCCttcttaagtagtagatggcctgATCCTTTCACCCAGTTTCGTCGTGTTGCCCAAACACACAACAAAAGGCATTGTCCAAGACTGACAAATAGAGCACAATGGTTTCCCTGGTTCAGGGAGAACCAATACTGGCGGGTTTGAAAGACACTATTTGAttctgtcgaaggctttctgacaCTCCTTCGCCTATTTCGTGGCAGCATCCTTCTTTAGTAGCTTGAAAATAGGTTCGCAGATTACCGTGGACTGGGCTATGAAGCGACTGATGTAATTTAATCTTCCCAAGAAACTCATGACATCTTTCTTGCTCTTTGGTGGCGGTAATTCCTAGATGGATTTGATTTTTTATGGGTCCAGTTCTATCCCTTTCCTACTTACAATAAAACCCAATAGTTTTCTGGCAGGGACTCCGAACGCGCACTTTGCTGGATTCAGCTTCAAACTATACCTTCGCAGGCGTTCAAAAATTTCCCTCAAGTTGTACAAATGCTCTGAACTCTTTCGatattttatgatgacatcatccacatacgCTTCtatctccttatgaatcatgtcgtgaaagagggtcgtcatggccctcatgtaggtggcaccGACATTCTTGAGACTGAACAACATGTGGTGAAAGCTGTCTTCTCTGCATCTTCCTCGTGCATTACGATTTGGTGGTATCCagcaaaacaatccacaaacgaCTGCAATTCATGCTTTGCACAATTGTTGATGAGAATGTGGATATTTGGCAAGGGGAAATCGTCatttggactagctttgttgagatctcgatAATCCACACATATTCTGATCTTTCCGTCCTTCTTGGGCACTGGGATGATGTTGGCCAACCAACTTGGATAGTTGGTGACCCTCACCACATTTGCTTCTATTTGTTTGGTCACCTCTTCCTTTATCATCAAACTTAAATCGGGTTTGAACTTCCTGGGCTTCTACTTGACCGGAGGTTTGGTAGGGTCAGTGGGTAGTCGATGAAATACAATATCAATTCTTAATCCTGGAATGTTGTCATAGGACTATGAGAACACGTCGACGTACTATCGGAGGAGCTCAATCATTTTTTCCTTTTGCTCGGCTTCTAGGTGAAGGCTAATTCTGgtttctttcacgtcttcttCGCTTTCAAGATTAACTACTTCTGTTTCTTCGAGGTTGGGATTTTCTGACTCTCCAGCTCTTCAATCTCCTACGGTAGATTGTTTGGCATAATACTCTTGTCATATTCCTCGTAATCTGAATCGTTGCGCTCAGCAATTTAGTTATATGTCATAATCGTGGAACACGGTTTTTATTgctttgattactgaaaagaaaagctAGGTATAAATAAAGAAGTAAAAGTATAGTTGAGATATTTAGGAAAAAGATTCTTTTTATATCATCAAAAGGGGAATGTCTTAAGCATTCacaagaggcaaa
It includes:
- the LOC138893813 gene encoding uncharacterized protein, giving the protein MNREVEVANRNIKRILRKIVDNYRQWHEKLAFALLGYRTTMRTSIGAMPYMLVYDTEAVIPAEVKIPSLRVIQEANLDDAEWIHVRQEYLILIDEKRMDVVCHG